The following proteins are co-located in the Patescibacteria group bacterium genome:
- a CDS encoding ComEA family DNA-binding protein, producing MDKLLDWLEKYRVVMGGVIAVVIVGIGGLLIWYDRHPNTTTISTRTLVSQTTVPASGAEITTTSAKSNSSLININTANAEQLDSLPGIGATYAQRIIDYRVAHGNYKTTHDLVLVKGIGEGTYTKLKDLVTTGGE from the coding sequence GTGGACAAGCTGCTAGATTGGTTAGAAAAGTATCGAGTGGTGATGGGAGGGGTGATCGCCGTTGTTATTGTCGGCATTGGTGGATTGCTGATTTGGTACGACAGGCATCCAAACACCACCACCATTTCTACGCGCACGTTAGTGAGTCAAACTACAGTACCGGCGAGTGGGGCGGAAATTACCACAACATCCGCCAAATCTAACTCCAGTTTGATCAACATTAACACGGCAAATGCCGAGCAGTTAGACAGTTTGCCCGGGATTGGGGCAACATACGCTCAGCGGATAATTGATTATCGCGTTGCGCATGGTAACTACAAAACAACTCACGATTTAGTTTTAGTTAAGGGAATTGGTGAAGGTACGTACACTAAATTGAAAGATTTAGTGACAACAGGAGGGGAATAG
- a CDS encoding ABC transporter permease subunit, translating to MINAIKVIALNTYKESIRDRILITLGVFAVLLLGATLFLGSISLDQDSKIIIELGLTGIFFFGIIITIFLSGSSIAKELDQRTAYTVLARPITRLTYLLGKFAGLCLTVLMLIGMMSVIFGALLVIRLGWQVIDVTLILALFYTYLEMVLLIALTVMFSSFCSAVISTVYALAIFIIGHSSATVVNLSQDSPVWIKDLYKAVYYIFPNLEKFNLRNNVVYHIQPTAEQISLVIVYTVVYSAILLFLANAAFRKQEL from the coding sequence ATGATCAATGCCATAAAAGTCATAGCCCTTAACACCTACAAAGAAAGCATCCGTGATCGAATTTTAATCACTCTGGGAGTTTTTGCCGTTTTACTGCTTGGCGCTACCTTATTTTTGGGCTCAATCTCGCTAGACCAAGACAGCAAAATTATCATCGAACTTGGCTTAACCGGCATATTTTTCTTCGGCATCATCATCACCATCTTCCTAAGCGGCTCCAGTATCGCCAAAGAGTTAGACCAACGCACCGCATACACAGTGCTGGCGCGCCCAATCACCCGCCTCACCTACTTATTAGGCAAATTTGCGGGCTTGTGTTTAACCGTTTTGATGTTAATTGGCATGATGTCAGTAATTTTTGGAGCTTTGTTGGTCATTCGGCTAGGCTGGCAAGTTATTGATGTCACGCTGATTCTTGCCCTGTTTTATACTTATCTAGAGATGGTGTTGCTTATTGCCTTAACCGTAATGTTTTCCAGTTTTTGCTCGGCGGTTATAAGCACCGTTTACGCCTTAGCGATCTTTATTATCGGCCATTCATCGGCAACGGTGGTAAATTTAAGCCAAGATAGCCCTGTTTGGATTAAAGATTTGTACAAAGCGGTTTATTACATCTTTCCAAATTTAGAAAAATTTAATTTGCGCAATAATGTGGTTTACCATATCCAGCCCACTGCTGAGCAAATTTCATTAGTGATAGTTTATACCGTTGTTTACAGTGCGATATTGTTGTTTTTGGCCAACGCTGCCTTCCGCAAGCAGGAATTATAG
- a CDS encoding ABC transporter ATP-binding protein, translating into MYALELKDVTKKYSQTAVNHLSFALKAGTVFGFLGPNGAGKTTTMRMVVGLAKPDSGEIKIFNHPAGTVAAMKELGFMPENPRFYQYLTGLEFVTMHGQLAGLAKKSARNRASALLNQVGLTDSQTRSIRGYSKGMVQRLGLAQALIGDPKILFLDEPLDGLDAFGRAEMKKLIQDLRKQKITIFFNSHILSDVEEMCDQIGIIDRGVLLEIGETKSFLKPHQTLEQFFVDRINQSRLKEIKK; encoded by the coding sequence ATGTACGCGCTTGAACTTAAAGACGTGACAAAAAAATACAGCCAAACCGCGGTCAACCATCTTTCTTTTGCACTAAAAGCTGGCACCGTGTTTGGTTTTTTAGGCCCAAACGGCGCCGGAAAAACTACCACCATGCGAATGGTTGTTGGGCTAGCCAAACCAGATTCAGGCGAAATAAAAATCTTTAATCACCCCGCCGGAACAGTGGCAGCGATGAAAGAACTGGGTTTTATGCCCGAAAATCCCCGATTTTACCAATACTTAACCGGTCTAGAGTTTGTCACCATGCATGGGCAATTAGCGGGGCTAGCTAAAAAATCAGCGCGCAATCGAGCGTCCGCGCTCTTAAATCAGGTTGGCCTCACAGATTCACAAACCCGCTCTATTCGCGGGTATTCCAAAGGCATGGTGCAAAGACTGGGCTTAGCCCAAGCGCTAATTGGCGATCCAAAAATTCTATTTTTAGATGAACCGCTAGACGGCTTAGATGCTTTTGGCCGCGCCGAAATGAAAAAGCTGATCCAAGATTTGCGCAAACAAAAAATCACCATCTTTTTCAACTCACACATTTTAAGTGATGTCGAAGAGATGTGTGATCAAATTGGTATTATTGACCGCGGTGTGTTGCTCGAAATTGGCGAAACTAAATCGTTCCTTAAACCCCACCAAACTTTGGAGCAATTCTTTGTCGATCGAATTAATCAATCGCGTCTCAAGGAGATTAAAAAATGA
- the miaA gene encoding tRNA (adenosine(37)-N6)-dimethylallyltransferase MiaA, with product MKQKVKQIIVLAGPTASGKTDLAADLIKKYPLEIISADSRQVYRGLDIGSGKDKTVPQFLIDVVNPENGFTVADFKKLAEEKIEQIWQRGNTPLIVGGTGFYIEALMFDQTTNQTPPNKSIRQKLEPLSGAELLEIIARVDAMTASKIDVNNRRRLIRAAEIISATKKPIAPVSHQLRTDARVSCFVLDVPREELYKRIDKRVDDRLKIGMIEEVEHLILAGVSKEWLVSLGLEYRAITRFLSGEVGRDEMVKQLKYDTHAFARRQISYFKRWKFAEALSKKRILNFKF from the coding sequence ATGAAACAAAAAGTCAAACAAATTATCGTGCTCGCGGGGCCAACTGCTAGTGGTAAAACCGATCTGGCTGCTGATTTGATCAAAAAATATCCGCTCGAAATAATTTCGGCTGATTCGCGACAGGTTTATCGTGGGCTGGATATTGGTAGTGGCAAAGATAAAACCGTGCCACAGTTCTTAATTGATGTGGTTAATCCGGAGAACGGATTTACTGTGGCGGATTTCAAGAAACTAGCCGAAGAAAAAATTGAACAAATCTGGCAAAGAGGGAACACGCCCCTAATTGTCGGCGGCACCGGCTTTTACATTGAGGCATTGATGTTTGATCAAACCACAAACCAAACGCCGCCAAATAAGTCGATCAGACAAAAACTCGAGCCGCTTTCCGGTGCAGAGCTATTAGAAATAATCGCGCGAGTTGACGCGATGACCGCTAGCAAAATCGATGTCAATAATCGCCGACGTTTAATTCGCGCAGCGGAAATTATCTCGGCAACAAAAAAGCCGATTGCCCCGGTTTCGCATCAGTTGCGCACCGACGCTCGGGTTAGCTGCTTCGTGCTTGATGTACCGCGTGAGGAGCTGTATAAGAGAATCGATAAACGAGTAGATGATCGGTTGAAGATCGGAATGATCGAAGAAGTTGAGCATTTAATCTTGGCCGGAGTCTCAAAAGAGTGGTTAGTTTCACTCGGGCTTGAATATCGCGCCATCACTCGATTCCTATCAGGTGAGGTTGGGCGCGACGAAATGGTGAAACAGTTAAAATATGACACGCACGCCTTTGCCAGACGGCAAATATCATATTTTAAGAGATGGAAATTCGCCGAAGCACTAAGCAAAAAAAGAATTTTAAATTTTAAATTTTAA
- the atpC gene encoding ATP synthase F1 subunit epsilon: MSITFSLISQDRVVDEFEVDEVLLPTTLGEIGVLPNHVNLITMIKTGEITTHSSNKTNHFSVFGGVAEITDKTVTVMADRAEHVDSIDLAAAEAAVKAATSLQDKAKNDVEFAHAAALLERNLNRINVVKRHRHHSTRTHQSDNLTK, translated from the coding sequence ATGTCCATCACCTTCTCCCTAATTAGCCAAGACCGCGTCGTTGATGAGTTCGAAGTTGACGAAGTATTATTACCGACCACACTCGGTGAAATTGGCGTGCTACCAAATCACGTTAATTTAATTACAATGATTAAAACCGGCGAAATTACCACTCATTCCAGCAACAAAACCAATCATTTCTCTGTTTTTGGCGGTGTGGCCGAAATTACCGACAAAACCGTCACAGTTATGGCGGATCGCGCCGAGCACGTTGATTCAATTGATCTGGCCGCCGCCGAGGCCGCTGTTAAAGCAGCCACCTCTTTGCAAGACAAGGCTAAAAACGATGTTGAATTTGCTCACGCCGCCGCATTATTAGAGCGCAACTTAAACCGCATTAATGTAGTCAAACGCCATCGCCACCACTCTACTCGAACTCACCAAAGCGACAATCTAACGAAATAA
- the atpD gene encoding F0F1 ATP synthase subunit beta → MTGIITQIIGPVVDVEFTEGLPTILNALTVKLDNDHTLVLETQQHLSSSAVRAIAMGDTQGLQRGLEVKDTGSAITVPVGKEVLGRMINVLGEPVDGLEPIKTKTTSPIHRAAPDITDQNTKTEILETGIKVIDLIAPISKGGKVGLFGGAGVGKTVVITELIRNIAAEHGGYSVFAGVGERTREGNDLYHEMKQSGVLDKTALVFGQMNEPPGARQRVGLTGLTLAENFRDDGKDVLLFVDNIFRFTQAGSEVSALLGRIPSAVGYQSTLATEMGQLQERITSTLKGSITSVQAVYVPADDLSDPAPATTFAHLDSTVVLSRELSQLGIYPAVDPLDSTSTILDPNIVGEEHYAVARGVQKVLQRYKELQDIIAILGMDELSESDKLIVSRARKIQQFLSQPFHVAEGFTGRAGQYVPIAQTVADFKAILDGKHDDIPEQAFYMAGTLEQVIKNQKA, encoded by the coding sequence ATGACAGGAATCATCACCCAAATTATCGGGCCGGTAGTGGACGTGGAATTTACCGAAGGCCTGCCCACCATCCTTAATGCCTTAACCGTCAAATTAGATAACGACCATACGCTAGTGCTAGAAACACAGCAACATTTGTCGTCTTCGGCTGTACGCGCCATTGCCATGGGAGATACTCAGGGCTTACAGCGTGGGTTAGAGGTTAAAGATACGGGCTCAGCCATCACCGTTCCGGTTGGTAAAGAGGTGCTAGGGCGCATGATCAATGTTCTAGGCGAACCGGTTGACGGGCTAGAACCAATCAAAACTAAAACAACCTCCCCTATTCATCGTGCCGCGCCAGACATTACCGATCAGAATACTAAAACCGAGATTCTGGAAACTGGAATCAAAGTGATCGATCTTATCGCACCTATCTCCAAAGGTGGAAAAGTGGGACTGTTTGGCGGCGCGGGCGTGGGTAAAACTGTGGTTATCACCGAGCTTATCAGAAACATTGCCGCTGAACACGGCGGGTATTCGGTGTTCGCCGGCGTTGGTGAACGAACTCGTGAGGGAAACGATTTATATCACGAAATGAAACAATCGGGGGTTTTGGACAAAACCGCGTTGGTTTTTGGGCAGATGAATGAACCACCAGGCGCCAGACAGCGCGTTGGGCTGACCGGATTAACACTGGCCGAAAACTTTCGTGATGATGGTAAAGATGTGTTACTGTTTGTCGATAATATCTTTAGATTTACCCAAGCCGGATCCGAAGTGTCTGCACTTTTGGGACGTATCCCATCGGCTGTGGGCTACCAATCTACCTTGGCAACCGAGATGGGACAGCTTCAAGAACGTATTACCTCGACCCTCAAGGGATCCATTACTTCGGTCCAAGCAGTTTATGTTCCGGCCGATGACTTGTCCGACCCGGCCCCTGCTACCACCTTTGCTCACCTAGATTCTACCGTAGTTTTGTCTCGCGAATTGTCACAGCTTGGTATTTATCCGGCTGTTGACCCACTTGACTCAACTTCAACCATTTTAGACCCAAACATCGTTGGTGAAGAACATTACGCGGTGGCACGAGGAGTACAAAAAGTATTGCAACGTTACAAAGAGCTGCAAGACATTATTGCCATTTTGGGCATGGACGAGCTATCTGAATCCGATAAATTGATTGTTTCTCGCGCTCGCAAAATCCAGCAGTTCCTATCCCAGCCGTTCCACGTTGCAGAAGGTTTTACCGGACGCGCCGGACAATACGTGCCAATTGCGCAAACCGTGGCCGATTTCAAAGCCATTTTAGACGGCAAACACGATGATATTCCAGAACAAGCGTTTTACATGGCCGGCACTTTAGAACAGGTAATTAAGAATCAAAAAGCATAA
- the atpG gene encoding ATP synthase F1 subunit gamma, whose product MSNSLVIKRRLRSVGNIKQITKAMELVSAAKMHKASQAVVGARPYATRISALIDRLQQQNLEFHHPLLDIRPIKNELLIIITSDGGLAGGINAQVIKKALTQIKEAGHDTDLVVIGKKGNSLLAKYKFPIAATFIDVPANVPFEFCRPISLFATTNFLAKKYDLVNVVYSHFQSTLVQVPTVTQLLPLFVHPESARETANKDQQIADAEAMFEPSVSELLKGLLPKLVDQLFFEMMLESAASEHSARMIAMRSATDNAEDLSNDLQLTFNSERQTAITAEMAEISSSITALEQ is encoded by the coding sequence GTGAGCAACAGTTTAGTAATTAAAAGACGACTTCGATCGGTTGGTAATATCAAACAAATTACCAAAGCGATGGAATTAGTGTCGGCTGCAAAAATGCATAAGGCTAGCCAGGCCGTTGTGGGGGCAAGACCATACGCTACCCGTATCTCGGCGTTAATTGACCGCTTGCAGCAACAAAATTTGGAATTTCATCATCCTTTACTAGACATTCGGCCAATTAAAAATGAATTGCTGATCATTATCACTTCCGACGGTGGCTTAGCTGGCGGCATCAACGCGCAGGTGATTAAAAAAGCGCTAACCCAAATTAAAGAAGCCGGTCACGACACGGATTTAGTGGTAATAGGCAAAAAGGGCAACTCGCTTTTGGCTAAGTACAAATTTCCCATCGCTGCCACTTTTATCGATGTACCAGCAAATGTACCATTTGAGTTTTGCCGACCAATTTCTTTGTTTGCCACCACAAACTTTTTAGCTAAGAAATACGACCTGGTTAACGTGGTTTACAGTCATTTTCAATCAACGTTAGTTCAAGTTCCAACCGTAACTCAGCTTTTGCCATTGTTTGTTCACCCGGAATCAGCGCGCGAAACAGCCAACAAAGACCAACAAATTGCAGACGCCGAGGCAATGTTTGAGCCAAGCGTTTCTGAGTTGCTCAAAGGGCTTTTACCAAAATTAGTAGATCAATTATTTTTTGAAATGATGCTTGAGTCAGCCGCTTCAGAACATTCTGCGCGCATGATTGCAATGAGATCAGCTACCGATAACGCCGAAGATTTATCAAACGACTTACAACTAACATTTAACAGCGAAAGACAAACAGCAATTACAGCCGAAATGGCGGAGATTTCCTCAAGTATCACCGCCCTTGAGCAGTAA
- the atpA gene encoding F0F1 ATP synthase subunit alpha gives MSETLIDQLKKQLADIEYTPEQRQSGIVLSVADEIATISGLSSVMSGELVTFNDDLVGLVLNLEETRVGAAILGDTTKVKAGDSVKRTGQVMSVPASEEMIGRVVNPLGEPIDGKGAFKKTTMMPVEKVAPGVITRQKVNKPIQTGIIAIDSMIPIGRGQRELIIGDRQTGKTAIAIDTIINQRDTDVICIYVAIGQKKSKTARIVAKLEEMNALKHTIVVVAGASDPASLVFLSPYAGCAIAEYFMAKGQDVLVVYDDLSKHAWSYRQISLLLRRPPGREAYPGDVFYLHSRLLERSANLNKEAGGGSITALPIIETQSGDVSAYIPTNVISITDGQIYLESDLFYQGIRPALNVGLSVSRVGSDAQIKNMKKVAGKLRLDLAQYRGLAAFAQFSSDLDDATKSQLDRGARITEILKQPQYSPLPVGEQIALVWAVTNGLYDGVDIDDVAKTTKQFLTGLKSGYAKLLAELTTKDTIEKSDEETITKAFKEATA, from the coding sequence ATGAGCGAAACCCTTATCGATCAACTAAAAAAACAACTTGCCGATATTGAATACACGCCGGAGCAAAGACAATCCGGGATTGTTCTGAGTGTGGCTGATGAAATTGCCACTATCTCTGGCCTATCTTCGGTGATGTCTGGCGAGCTCGTTACCTTTAACGATGATTTGGTTGGTTTAGTGTTAAACTTAGAAGAAACTCGGGTTGGAGCTGCCATTTTAGGTGATACCACTAAGGTTAAAGCCGGTGACAGCGTTAAGCGCACCGGACAGGTTATGAGCGTCCCTGCATCTGAAGAGATGATCGGGCGCGTGGTTAACCCACTCGGTGAACCAATTGACGGCAAAGGCGCGTTCAAAAAAACTACTATGATGCCGGTTGAAAAAGTGGCGCCGGGCGTCATTACCAGGCAGAAGGTCAACAAGCCAATTCAAACCGGTATCATTGCCATCGATTCGATGATTCCAATTGGCCGTGGTCAGCGCGAACTGATTATTGGAGATCGCCAAACCGGTAAAACTGCCATCGCCATCGACACCATCATTAACCAGCGCGATACCGACGTCATCTGTATTTACGTTGCTATCGGTCAAAAAAAGTCCAAAACCGCCAGAATTGTAGCCAAACTTGAAGAAATGAACGCGCTAAAACATACCATTGTGGTAGTGGCAGGAGCTTCAGACCCAGCATCATTAGTCTTTCTCTCTCCGTACGCCGGTTGCGCTATCGCCGAATATTTCATGGCTAAAGGACAAGACGTGCTAGTAGTTTATGATGATCTATCCAAGCACGCCTGGTCGTATCGTCAAATCTCGCTATTGCTCCGTCGCCCACCGGGTCGCGAAGCTTATCCGGGTGATGTTTTTTATCTGCACTCCAGATTACTCGAACGCAGCGCTAACTTAAATAAAGAAGCCGGCGGCGGATCAATTACTGCCCTACCGATTATCGAAACTCAATCTGGCGATGTCTCGGCCTACATTCCAACCAACGTTATTTCTATCACCGACGGACAAATTTATCTTGAATCTGATCTATTCTATCAAGGAATCAGACCGGCATTAAACGTTGGATTATCGGTTTCACGCGTTGGAAGTGACGCTCAAATTAAAAATATGAAAAAAGTGGCCGGAAAATTGCGCTTAGACTTGGCACAATATCGTGGATTAGCCGCTTTTGCCCAATTTAGTTCAGACTTAGACGATGCCACCAAGAGCCAGCTCGACCGCGGTGCCAGAATTACTGAAATCCTGAAACAGCCACAATATTCTCCCCTACCGGTCGGCGAGCAGATTGCGTTGGTTTGGGCGGTTACCAACGGACTTTACGACGGTGTAGATATAGATGATGTCGCCAAAACCACTAAGCAGTTTTTGACTGGATTAAAATCTGGCTATGCAAAATTATTAGCCGAATTGACCACAAAAGATACGATAGAAAAATCGGACGAAGAAACCATTACTAAGGCATTTAAGGAAGCAACGGCGTGA
- a CDS encoding F0F1 ATP synthase subunit delta — protein sequence MINHALAATALLDQVESSDYGRCYQVLLDLAEIATECPSKLSNLTTSQLKSLLSTQGTVKPLTNLVLILHRDRSIKIIPKVLSAFERQLRRLGIPIIKIDYAKTQVDETEIKKQFGSNSIIISRLDSNLLAGVRLTVSDQTYENSLRQQLRQISLALNTSE from the coding sequence ATGATTAATCACGCGCTAGCTGCAACAGCGTTGCTAGATCAGGTTGAATCATCCGATTACGGACGATGTTATCAAGTTTTATTAGACTTAGCCGAAATTGCCACCGAGTGCCCATCAAAATTAAGCAATTTAACCACAAGCCAGCTAAAATCATTGCTTTCTACCCAAGGCACGGTGAAACCGCTCACCAATTTGGTTTTAATTTTACACCGAGATCGCAGTATTAAAATAATCCCCAAAGTATTATCCGCTTTTGAGCGACAGTTACGACGTCTTGGCATTCCGATTATCAAGATCGATTATGCTAAGACACAAGTGGATGAAACCGAGATCAAAAAACAGTTTGGGAGCAACAGCATCATAATTTCTCGGTTAGATTCAAACCTACTGGCCGGCGTGCGACTGACTGTTTCCGACCAGACCTATGAGAATAGCCTAAGACAACAGTTAAGACAAATTAGTTTAGCCCTAAACACATCTGAATAA
- the atpF gene encoding F0F1 ATP synthase subunit B: MEILNSFGVDWKLLVASTINFVILLFLLNKIVYKPLLQVMDERKNKIDESLKNAETIEKKLAETTDEQQKILHQARIDAEQLIAKAENQAKSRQLEILDLAKEQSAKMISQTEAKLSQQASEIKKQIQSEAADLVMLAVKSILLEKMPTSIEQKYIETTLKAVGKKNDD, translated from the coding sequence ATGGAAATTCTTAATTCTTTTGGAGTTGATTGGAAACTATTGGTCGCAAGCACGATAAACTTTGTGATCTTGTTATTTTTGTTAAATAAAATTGTGTACAAGCCATTGTTACAGGTGATGGATGAGCGCAAAAATAAGATCGACGAAAGCTTAAAAAATGCCGAGACAATCGAGAAAAAGCTGGCCGAGACTACTGACGAGCAGCAAAAAATCTTGCACCAAGCTCGTATTGATGCAGAACAGTTAATTGCAAAAGCTGAGAATCAAGCCAAATCACGTCAATTAGAGATTTTGGATTTAGCCAAGGAACAATCGGCAAAAATGATCAGCCAAACCGAGGCTAAGTTGTCTCAGCAAGCCTCTGAAATAAAAAAGCAGATTCAGTCTGAAGCTGCTGACTTAGTGATGCTAGCTGTTAAATCGATTTTGCTAGAAAAAATGCCAACCAGTATTGAGCAAAAATACATCGAGACCACTTTGAAGGCCGTGGGGAAGAAAAACGATGATTAA
- a CDS encoding ATP synthase F0 subunit C, with the protein MTITFAGGIIIALGGFAPAIAIGLIGMKAMESIGRNPEAAGKVLVPMLLGMAFAEAIAIYALLLAFRG; encoded by the coding sequence ATGACTATTACATTCGCCGGTGGAATTATTATCGCTTTGGGTGGTTTTGCCCCTGCCATTGCAATTGGCTTGATTGGCATGAAAGCAATGGAATCAATTGGTCGCAATCCGGAAGCAGCTGGAAAAGTGCTGGTGCCAATGTTGCTTGGTATGGCATTTGCCGAAGCTATCGCCATTTACGCCCTACTTTTAGCCTTCCGCGGATAA
- the atpB gene encoding F0F1 ATP synthase subunit A, producing MEVPLKPENVVHIGHFFITNSLLMSWLVMSTLIILGLLATRHIKLHPGKLQNFMEYILETLYDLVKSVAADRARVFFPIIATLFLFILCANWFGLIPGLNAIGIYEHSAHGTVFVPLFRSAASDLNTTLALALITVILTQYYGIRFNGIYGYVKRYFHNPLQGGIAFILLGIAIGGFVGFLEVVSEFVKIISLSFRLFGNVYAGDVVISTITGMAGYIAPVPFLMLETIVGLVQATVFALLTLVFFSIISQPVEHDAH from the coding sequence GTGGAAGTCCCATTAAAGCCAGAAAATGTCGTCCACATTGGACATTTTTTTATTACCAACTCACTGCTGATGTCTTGGTTGGTAATGTCAACTTTGATTATTTTGGGATTGTTAGCTACTAGGCACATCAAATTGCACCCCGGCAAACTGCAAAATTTTATGGAATATATTTTAGAAACGCTTTATGACTTGGTAAAATCGGTGGCGGCAGATCGGGCTCGTGTTTTTTTCCCGATTATCGCCACACTTTTTTTGTTTATTTTATGCGCAAACTGGTTTGGTCTGATTCCCGGTTTAAATGCCATCGGGATATATGAACACTCCGCGCATGGAACCGTGTTCGTACCGCTTTTTCGCTCGGCCGCATCTGATCTAAATACAACGCTGGCACTCGCTTTAATTACCGTGATATTAACCCAGTACTACGGCATCCGATTCAACGGCATATACGGCTATGTTAAACGATATTTTCATAACCCTCTGCAGGGCGGAATCGCCTTTATTCTACTTGGGATCGCCATTGGCGGTTTTGTGGGGTTCTTGGAAGTTGTATCAGAATTTGTTAAGATAATCTCGTTATCGTTTCGACTGTTTGGTAACGTTTATGCCGGAGATGTAGTAATTAGCACTATTACCGGTATGGCCGGGTACATTGCTCCGGTACCATTTTTAATGCTCGAAACGATCGTCGGGTTAGTCCAGGCGACCGTTTTTGCGTTATTAACCCTTGTTTTCTTTAGTATTATCAGCCAGCCCGTCGAACACGACGCGCATTAA
- a CDS encoding HAMP domain-containing sensor histidine kinase, with protein MTVIQLYWLSLSVLVAVIVAVIWVSASKRRSMKRSVEAHKTEFFSLVAHYFMTPLSIIRGNVSELIDPSSASLSKSQLITYYLNIQVSAARLIMLVQNIMTVSEIDQQTISLNPTAVNLMDVIDKCITEVHSEAMQRGVNIRFDRTLEESASQVTIDPEKFRQALINILHNSVKFTRPGGNIQVTLKTSSNSFEIQVADSGIGISKDEMTKLFTRFHRGTSYLNLDYEGVGLGLYIAKYLIELNRGQIRVDSELDKGTVVTINLIK; from the coding sequence ATGACTGTCATACAGCTGTACTGGCTTAGCTTAAGTGTCTTAGTAGCCGTGATTGTTGCGGTGATTTGGGTTTCTGCATCAAAACGACGATCTATGAAACGAAGCGTAGAAGCGCATAAAACCGAATTTTTTTCACTCGTTGCGCACTATTTTATGACTCCGCTATCCATTATCCGCGGAAATGTATCCGAGCTAATTGACCCATCGTCAGCCAGCCTGTCGAAATCACAGCTAATAACATATTATCTGAACATCCAAGTATCGGCTGCCCGTTTGATCATGTTAGTTCAAAACATTATGACGGTATCGGAAATTGATCAGCAGACCATCTCGCTTAATCCGACTGCGGTTAATCTAATGGATGTAATAGATAAATGTATTACCGAGGTGCACTCAGAGGCGATGCAGCGAGGAGTAAACATTAGATTTGATCGTACCCTAGAAGAATCGGCAAGTCAGGTTACTATTGATCCGGAAAAATTCCGACAGGCTTTAATTAATATTCTGCATAACTCGGTAAAATTCACGCGGCCGGGTGGTAATATTCAAGTTACGCTCAAAACTAGCTCAAATTCCTTTGAAATACAGGTTGCTGATTCCGGTATTGGCATTTCCAAAGATGAAATGACTAAACTGTTTACCCGGTTTCACCGTGGCACCAGCTATTTGAATTTGGATTATGAGGGCGTTGGGCTGGGATTATATATTGCCAAATATCTGATTGAACTTAACCGCGGGCAAATTAGGGTAGATAGTGAACTAGACAAAGGCACTGTGGTAACAATAAATTTGATTAAATAA